One Lysinibacillus sp. OF-1 DNA segment encodes these proteins:
- the brnQ gene encoding branched-chain amino acid transport system II carrier protein, producing the protein MKNILHFIKGNLAVGLLLFALFLGAGNIIFPPLLGQQAGENITVAMIGFLITGVGLPLLAIVAVAKAGGDLQLLANRVSPAFGVIFTSIVYLAIGPFFAVPRTGSVSYEIGIAPFLPEAMKGHWAPLLITSILFFALILYLSINPSKLVDRVGKILTPALLLVILLLAVKSFISPMGEPGEAAGKYISSPFAEGFVQGYLTMDVLSALVFGIVILQALRDMGMTDKKKQINTTIFAGVVAAIGLSFVYISLGHIGNTSITAIGASANGGDIIAKSAEVLFGSLGSIILSATILLACISTAVGLLTANAQYFHKLFPKISYKTFLIVFTIISAAITNVGLSTIISASLPVLLIIYPLAMVLMVLSLADHFFKGGQIVYILALIPTFLVSLYGGLKEMKVEIAPYENMLKALPLYEQNLGWLLPAIVGAFIGIMIHKLTNNASAK; encoded by the coding sequence ATGAAAAACATCTTGCATTTCATCAAAGGAAATTTAGCAGTAGGATTGCTATTATTTGCCTTATTCTTGGGTGCTGGGAATATTATTTTTCCACCGTTATTAGGTCAACAAGCAGGTGAAAATATCACAGTTGCTATGATCGGTTTCTTAATAACAGGTGTCGGTTTACCACTATTAGCTATCGTTGCTGTCGCCAAAGCAGGAGGCGATTTACAGCTGCTTGCCAATCGTGTTAGCCCTGCTTTTGGCGTAATCTTTACATCCATTGTTTATTTAGCCATTGGACCGTTCTTCGCTGTACCGCGAACTGGATCTGTGTCCTATGAAATAGGGATTGCACCGTTCCTTCCTGAAGCGATGAAGGGGCATTGGGCGCCGCTTTTAATCACATCTATTTTATTTTTCGCCCTAATTCTTTATCTCTCTATTAACCCTTCGAAGCTTGTCGATCGAGTAGGAAAAATCTTAACACCTGCCCTGCTTCTAGTTATTTTATTGCTCGCTGTCAAAAGCTTTATCTCTCCAATGGGAGAACCAGGGGAAGCAGCAGGAAAATATATTAGCTCTCCTTTTGCTGAAGGCTTTGTACAAGGGTACTTAACAATGGATGTTCTAAGTGCACTTGTTTTCGGTATCGTTATTTTACAAGCTTTACGTGATATGGGCATGACAGATAAGAAAAAGCAAATCAATACGACGATTTTTGCCGGTGTGGTTGCGGCTATAGGTTTATCTTTCGTTTATATCTCACTCGGTCATATTGGGAATACAAGTATTACTGCAATTGGTGCCTCTGCCAATGGCGGAGATATTATTGCAAAATCAGCGGAAGTGCTTTTTGGTAGTCTTGGAAGTATTATTTTGTCTGCTACTATTTTACTAGCTTGTATATCAACGGCTGTCGGTTTATTAACTGCTAATGCCCAATATTTCCACAAGCTCTTCCCAAAAATCTCGTACAAGACATTTTTGATTGTCTTCACTATTATTAGTGCAGCTATTACAAATGTTGGTCTTTCAACAATTATTAGTGCATCTTTACCTGTACTGTTAATCATTTATCCACTGGCGATGGTATTGATGGTTTTATCATTAGCGGACCATTTCTTTAAAGGTGGACAAATTGTTTATATTTTAGCGCTCATTCCAACTTTCCTTGTTAGCCTTTACGGTGGCTTAAAAGAAATGAAGGTAGAAATCGCGCCGTATGAAAACATGCTAAAAGCATTGCCTCTGTATGAGCAAAATTTAGGATGGCTTTTACCAGCCATAGTTGGCGCATTTATTGGCATTATGATTCATAAGCTAACTAATAACGCCTCAGCGAAATAA
- a CDS encoding C40 family peptidase → MQKTKKWRILVLSTIATSFLALQTAEAATYTVQKGDTLSKIAQHHQVTIEDIMKWNNLSKDTIFVAQKLEIQKQTTSEGTKPSTPSTSVKPTAGSHTVAKGDTLSKIAKQYNVSIKDIQEWNKLEKDIIYIGQVLKISSGAVKPGGESIHNNVTSDTGTPSKVTDKDPTANGQAIYKKTVEVANTLVGTPYLYGGNTPVGLDCSGFIFYAFNQGGLKIGRTSSEGYFNGNTTLVENPVPGDLVFFENTYKEGISHMGIYIGDNKFIHAGTDGVEISDVTYTYWSSKLVAYKRFDSVK, encoded by the coding sequence ATGCAAAAGACAAAAAAATGGAGAATTCTTGTTTTAAGTACTATCGCAACTTCATTTTTAGCACTACAAACAGCAGAAGCAGCAACTTACACCGTACAAAAAGGCGATACTTTATCCAAAATCGCGCAACATCATCAAGTTACGATTGAGGATATTATGAAGTGGAATAATCTATCGAAAGATACGATTTTTGTAGCTCAAAAGCTTGAAATTCAAAAGCAAACAACGAGTGAGGGGACAAAACCTTCAACCCCATCAACATCTGTCAAACCTACTGCTGGCTCTCATACAGTAGCGAAAGGTGACACATTATCAAAAATTGCAAAGCAATATAATGTGTCAATTAAAGATATACAGGAATGGAACAAGCTTGAGAAAGACATAATTTACATTGGACAAGTACTAAAGATTTCTTCAGGAGCCGTGAAACCCGGGGGCGAATCTATACATAATAATGTGACTTCAGATACGGGCACACCATCCAAAGTGACAGATAAAGATCCTACAGCAAATGGACAAGCTATTTATAAAAAAACAGTTGAAGTGGCAAATACATTGGTTGGGACACCCTACCTATACGGTGGTAATACGCCAGTGGGTCTTGACTGCAGTGGATTTATTTTCTATGCCTTTAATCAAGGCGGATTAAAAATAGGAAGAACAAGTAGTGAGGGGTATTTTAATGGCAACACAACACTTGTGGAAAACCCAGTACCAGGAGATCTAGTTTTCTTTGAAAATACATATAAAGAAGGTATTTCTCATATGGGCATTTATATTGGGGATAATAAATTCATCCACGCGGGCACAGATGGCGTAGAAATTTCAGATGTTACTTACACTTACTGGTCTTCTAAACTAGTAGCTTATAAACGTTTTGATAGTGTGAAATAA
- a CDS encoding accessory Sec system S-layer assembly protein, with the protein MGLFSFFKKSDKIVQENTIDSKDLLGTVSTNKGENRDVETKLSFHPEWDVPQEQKYIFNFLANELEPLKPNQLSLSSISIEEGRGGKWLVRAFFRSSLPQAIELGEIELFIMDKNDELVASKKFDFKALGTIPAESARPWVFEFDKSTIKVDEVPEEGWKIAFNLVSLRGHQLELDPSWEKQLPAAQKEELEKIVKTLPELGETEVNFTGLQAKLAENGNLNVSIFIRNGHNKAINLEQLPLEIIDATGKQIAKGSFKMDPILTVQPNSTKPWTFVFPAELVDANNADLSRWTARVTQ; encoded by the coding sequence ATGGGCTTATTTTCATTCTTTAAAAAATCAGATAAAATCGTTCAAGAAAACACAATTGACTCAAAAGACTTGCTAGGTACTGTTTCTACAAATAAAGGTGAAAACCGTGATGTTGAAACAAAGCTTTCTTTCCATCCAGAATGGGACGTACCTCAGGAGCAAAAATATATCTTTAACTTCCTTGCTAATGAGCTAGAACCATTGAAACCAAATCAATTATCTCTATCTTCTATTAGTATTGAAGAAGGTCGTGGTGGAAAATGGTTAGTACGTGCATTTTTCCGTTCATCTTTACCACAAGCGATTGAGCTAGGTGAAATCGAACTATTCATTATGGATAAAAATGATGAGCTTGTAGCATCTAAAAAATTCGATTTTAAAGCACTTGGCACAATTCCAGCAGAAAGTGCTCGTCCATGGGTATTCGAATTTGACAAGTCTACCATCAAAGTTGATGAGGTTCCTGAAGAAGGCTGGAAAATTGCCTTTAACCTTGTTTCCCTTCGCGGACACCAATTAGAGCTTGATCCATCTTGGGAAAAGCAATTACCAGCAGCTCAAAAAGAGGAGCTTGAAAAAATCGTTAAAACATTACCAGAGCTAGGCGAAACAGAGGTAAACTTCACAGGTTTACAGGCAAAGCTAGCTGAAAATGGTAATTTAAATGTATCGATCTTTATCCGCAATGGCCACAATAAAGCAATTAATCTTGAACAATTGCCATTAGAAATTATTGATGCAACAGGCAAACAAATTGCCAAAGGTTCATTTAAAATGGACCCAATCTTAACTGTGCAACCAAACTCAACTAAGCCTTGGACATTTGTTTTCCCAGCAGAGCTTGTTGATGCAAATAATGCTGATCTCTCCCGTTGGACAGCGCGTGTTACACAATAA